AGGAACGGTAACCGACCCCTACCAGCCTCTTGAGAGGCTGTTGCTTCTGACAAGGAAGTGCCTGCTGGAGATAGCGAGGCACGACAACCCCATCTCCATCCTGACGAAGTCGGACCTTGTGCTGAGGGATATCGAACTTATCAGGTCCACCGCGAGGCCGGAGGTCGGGGTGACCATAACGACCATGGACGCGGACCTGGCATCGAGGATCGAACCGAAGGCGTCACCGCCTGTCGCCAGGGTTGAGACTTTGAGGAGATTGGCCGATTCCGGGATCGAATGCTATGCGATGGTCGGCCCTGTGCTCCCTTTCCTTGAGCAACAGGAGATAAGAGAACTTCTCGGAGCGATCGCGGCCACCGGGTGCAAGAGGGTCATGGCGGACAGGTTGAGGATGAGGCCGGGGCTTGAGATGGCCTTCCTGACGGCGAACATTGTCAGGAGCAAGGGCGTATTGAGCGACCCCTACAGGGCGGAGATGTCGGTCAGGCTTGTAAGGGACGAATGCACCAGAATGGGGATGAGGTTCGAGACAGCGTTCTAGGTCTCACTCTGGAACGAACATTCCCAGGCCGAAATGCGATGCGTAACCTATGGCGAAGGGCCCCTGCACCTCTTTTTCGAACTCGATCCTGAACCCCATTCCATATCTTTCTTGTTCTCCCCTTCGGGACCTCTTGAACTCATACCATTTGACCTGTCGCGACCCTTTTCGAAGGAACGGAATCGGTTGTATCC
This genomic window from Methanomassiliicoccales archaeon contains:
- a CDS encoding radical SAM protein; protein product: MTILDLDLFFDDGERKGPPSVKVYEAKASTALSKSSLPGLDFCLNPYIGCEHGCIYCFAPDVVRRQRETWSSEVGYRSNIPVLLNRELRTKRGTIGIGTVTDPYQPLERLLLLTRKCLLEIARHDNPISILTKSDLVLRDIELIRSTARPEVGVTITTMDADLASRIEPKASPPVARVETLRRLADSGIECYAMVGPVLPFLEQQEIRELLGAIAATGCKRVMADRLRMRPGLEMAFLTANIVRSKGVLSDPYRAEMSVRLVRDECTRMGMRFETAF